The DNA region GactttataatatatatgtaaaaacttATGACTACTAAAATACACAACGTTTTGAAGAATTCAATTGCTTGGGGTATCTTGCTAAAAGGACATCTTTATGAGTCACAGGGTGTTCCAAGGATAAAAGCCTCGCTAGAGATAAGAGGTATGTAAAataggggaaaagagaaaaattacaagaCCAAATAAAAAAATGAGTAGTTAAGCCCTAAATGAAAAAAAGGTAGTTAAGAGATTTTCCTTGCATTAAAAGTTAGCATCTTGCATTAAAAGTTAATGCAAGTTTCCTTGCATTaaaaggaagcggacttggcccaatggatagggagtccatCTATTacacaggaggtccgtggttcaaaacccaggccttcttgacccgtgtggatctggccatgtgcagtgctgatgtgcacaaggagtgccgtgccacacagaggtgtccccccccccccagtgtaggggagccccacatgcaaggagtgtgccccgttaaGGAGAACgacccagcacaaaaggaagtgcagcctgcccacgaatggtgcggcacacatggagagctgacacagcaaaattacgcaacaaaaagaaacacagattcccggtgctgctgataaggatagaagcggtcacagaggagcacgcagcaaatggacacagaaagcagacaactctgggggggggggaggggaataaaaaataaatctttaaaaaagtaagtaTCTGAATTAGtctttgaaatttcattttaattgaaGATATTTCAGAATAAATATCCGAATTATAAGACTGAGCTGATTCTATTGTTTGCTTTAAACAAAGTAGATTCTACTGGTCATATCTGAGGGAAGCTGAACATGAAATAGGACAATGACTGCAGGTGATTATAAcataccaaataaataaaaatttatgaatGCATAGTGATATTCCAAagacagaaaggggaaaaaattaggAAAGTTCTATTTTTGTAGAAGAATGtctgaaaaataaaaggagagaaaatatttcaaaaactaCCTTTTTGCACCCCCAAAGCAGTAACCAATTCAAAGATCAGGAATGCATGCTAAAGCTATTAAGGGAAAGGTTGTTAAGGAATCCACACACTACCAAAGAATTACCCACATATACCCACAAATACTAACcatctacaaaagaaaaaaaaaacaaaaaacttcataTCTTAACCAAGTGATCATTCAAATTCAGTAATGGTGGGGCAACCTGATAATTATATGGTTCTTTATGTGAAGCAACACAAAGTATACATCACCACTGAAACCTTGCCAAGAATGTGTACACAGGAAATAGAGAGACTAGACTATGTTGAAGGACAACATAAGGAAACAACAAAATACAGAATACGGGTCCTTTACAAGGCAATTGTCTTGAATTCTTCAAAAAgtcaatgtcattttttttttaagtagggaGACTGATATAAActgaaaaaaacttttaaagcaATCTAATAACCAACGGCAATGCACAACACTTGACTGAATCCTGCTATTTTTTAATTCTTGGAACAAACCAGAAAACCTGAATTTAGATTAAGTATTTGATATTTTGAATTGTTAATTTTCCTAAGTATTATCTGAATTGGGTATACAATATTTCCTTGTTCTTATAAGATGTATTCTTAGGTTTTTAAGGATGAAATTTCATGATGCctataatttactttaaaatggtacAGGATTATATGTGGGAGTGGAGGGAGACCTGCCAGTATCTGAATGTCTTCTGACCTACAAAACCAGCAAAATAGTTTAATCTAATGCATACATACAGAGAGTTAAAACAAATAGAGCAAAATGTTAGTAACTGTTGAATCTAGGTAGTGGGTATACAAAGTTTATTGTACTATCCTTTCAACTttcctatatatttgaaatttttttaataataaaaggttGGAGGGATTCTTCTCAGAAATGTTTTCTTGAAGACACCTAtcaattttacttatattttaaagaagTGGTTCACTTTTTCACAGTTGTTTACCCACATTTCCCAATAATACTCCTAAAGCCTGCCTCAATTATTGTAAATAATATTCTAAAGCTAGACTAGATCTAATACAAATTTCACAGATAACACCAATAATCAGCACAAAATTTAAAGCACAAAATTTAAAGGTTTAAACATCTGATTTTATACCCAAATAACAAACTTAACAGCAGTAAAACAAATTGTTTATTACAGTATATAATGTGTTATATTAAATTTACACAATGatatataaaatcacatactgCTTATATCATACAGAAATTTAACAGGAATATCAAAACAAATACTACTCATGCACAAAACATgcatatattgttttttaaaaagcaattttatacAATACTGtttatcaaaacatttttaaaaaacaaaaaacccttccAATACTGGGTCAGTGGTCCAATCTGGACTGGATTGCACTAAAACGCTGGGACCAATGCTTAGTTGGCACAATGCTCAGCAAGCAATTTTAGGTTGAATTAAAAAGGAGTTACTTCATTAGGAGTGAATTTCTCTGTACCCAAGAACCAAAGTTTTATACAAAGGCAAGTCCTCCCAAGAAAGAATGGTTGGATCTGCTGCAAATTAAGGAAGTGAAAAAAGGCATcaaatgttgaataaatgacCCTTCAGTAACCAGGGCCAAGGCACCAAGAGTGACAAAAGTTTTAGCGAATCCTTTTATCACCAGCCCCTATGCAAGTCAGGATCTCTCTCGATTTAAGGTCTGCTTTACAAATCGTGTGTAAACAGAAAAGAATGGGCAAACATCTGAGAAATGGTGACTATCTAAAACATTATAAGAAAATAATGGCTGCTCCTAGTACCTACTTCACACAATTTTAAGtgatactccccaccccccaaaaggaAAACCCTCGTGGAAACACTGCCCTAAAGAACCATGGGGCAAAAGTACATCCTAAAATTCCATCCACCTGACATTAAGatcaaaaagatcaataaaacctGCAGAAAATACCACAACCTGTACCTTGACAGCCGCtcaggaaatttaaaataaaaactggctATCACAAAAGTCATTCGACATTACCATTAAAACTCAATATTTACTTCTAACTAGCATAATCTTTCTTTACCTTCCATGAAAGGCACTAGTGTCCATATGGGATGAAGATGAAACATAATTTACCTtgattttatcttaaaaataaaaatcccgtAAAAGTACTACACAAAAACCAAGACAccactttctttttcctgtgacTTTCTACGCGACTGTCACTCAAACCGTCGTCATCAGTTTCAAAGAGCCGGACCTAAAGCGGAGGATTTTCTTCTTGAGGTTGTGCGATGCCTTAATTTTAACAAAGGTTTTTGTGGGGTTGTTGTGAAGGTCTGGGGCTGTGACCGTTTGAAGAGGGAGAGTTTGAACAAATTGGGACCAAATTAATCCCCCACTTTCTTCAGAGTCGCTGGTGGTTGTGCTCTCCCCCACAAACTCCCCCTCGCTCACGCTGGACTCACTGTCCCCAAAGCAGTTTGTGGTGTAATTGCTCTGCTCATCCTCGCTGGTGTCCACCACGGTGGAGTGGAACAGCGACTCGCACTCGGCGGAATACTCGGAGTCGCTAGCTACATAGGCGTACGGACTGGCGTACGGAAGAGGGACTGGCGCTGCGTACACACCCACGTTTTCCCGGCGATTTCTCCGGGCTCTTCTCAGGGCTTCTTCATAGGAAATCTCGGCTGACGACTTCCACCGCCGATAATCAGTTCGCTTATGCTTAGGTTTGGCCACAACCGCATCCCGTCCGTGGCCGTGGGGCCTGTTCCCAGCCCTGTGACCCCCACCCAGGGGCCTGCTGGGAAGACCCGCCTCCGGCTGGCCGCTCCCGCCCCTCCGCCCCTTGAAGGAGGCTTTCTTGAGTTTCTTATTTGTATCCAGATCATCAGGAAACCGACACTTCTTGCCCACTACGCGGGTTCTCTCCCTCACAGTGGGCAATCCGTTTTCCACCCCATGAAGGGCCTGCATTCTGTGTTTCAGGGTTGAGGTTTTGGGGATTCCCACGTTCTTGTTGCCCCGGTGAAGCCTGACGCTGGACTGCTGCTGCCCCGGGATGAACTGAGCGTTGACCAGGTGCCCTTCCTCTAGGCTCTGGGAAGAAGAGCCCTCGCTTTTGAGATCCAAGGCCGGCCTCTCTTCCACAGGGAGGGCTGAAGATAGGAGCGAAGGAGAAGCAGGAGGAGGAGCTGCCGGAAGAACAACCTGCAGGCTATTTTTCTGTGACATCTTTTTCAGTGGCTGAACAATTTTGTTGTCTTGCAGAGTGACAGGGACTCTCCCAGGGCTCTCTTTTGGAGAGGCAGCTGAGCTCTGACTGCTTTCTTTAGGTAACTCCCCTGCCACAGGAATGGGACACCGGGCATGTTCTTGGGATGCTGGTTTGACATTTTTTAGCAGATGCTTACTTTGAAGTTCAATGGCAGTGCCTGCCGAGTAGTCCTCCAGTGGGGGCAACCTCTTGCTTTCCAGTTGTTCTACCTTTGATTCTTTTGACCACTGCTTCCGTGGGGAGAATGTCCCATTGTCCAAAGAGGTTACTCCGCCAGAGGGCACACATGCCTGTTTAGCATTCTTAAGGGTCATTCCACTGCCCTGTGACACGCCACCAGGCACTCTGACACAAATGCTTCCATTCCTCAGAAGCCCTTTAGGGGGGTCAGCGTTCACACTGGTTCTTGGTTTGTTGGTCCTTACAGGGTGGGTTTTTTTCTGGACAAGGCTCAGAATGTAGCCGTCCATTTTCTTACTGGATAAAGGATGGGAAGCAGACCACAAACTGCTGGGAGATGGTAAGGAGCTTTCTGTTTTGATGGAGTCTAGCTCAGATCTGGTGCAAATGTCATTGGCATGGTTGCCAagcctctcttcttccctcagagGGTTGCCGGtcagacaaagaagaaacattGGGCTCTGCACAGCCACAGCATGAAGCGGACTGGGATAGCGATACACATCATTCCCGTTTTTAGACACCAGATCACACTGGTACTTGGGGTTCACATCTGCAATGACATCAAGGGGATTAAATTGTAGTGTAGATAGGGAATGGCAAACTGCCCCTGAGGCCTGATCTTCACAGTGGCCTTCTTTACATTCCAACCATCCTATGATATgtgaaaagcatttaaaaatatactcgGAAGAAATGAACTTTCAGCATCATCTTAACTCTTTGGCCAGTTTTATGAAGACAAATCCACAGCTACAGAAAGgccaaagaataaaaaatactCCACTAGCTATTCTACCATTTTACACAGATCATACAACTAGGTGAAGGGGGAAAAACAATATTTCCATGGCTACATGATAGTCTTCTCTCCCTCCAGATTTCTTTAGGCAGGTCAATAAGGAATAAAAAGGAGCAATAAAAGTGTCATTTGTTTGAACTCTCCTACACTCTTGGTGGGAATAATAAAATCTTTTGAGAGAGAATTTTGACTGCATGACACGAGTGTTAAAAATGCTCctattgggggaaacggactttggcccagtggttagggcgtccgtctaccacatgggaggtccggcgcggttcaagccccgggcctccttgacccgtgtggagctggcccatgcgcggtgctgatgcgcaaggagtgctgcgccccgcaggggtgtcccccgcgtaggggagccccacgcgcaaggagggcacccatagggagagccgcccagcacaaaggagggagcagcctgctgaggaatggcgccgcccacccttcctgtgccgctgacgacaacagaagcggacaaagaaacaagatgcagcaaatagacacagagaacagacaaccggggtggggggggcagaaataaataaacctttaaaaaaaaaatggtcgtATTTGAgaaacagacttggctcaatggatagagtgtccacctaccacatgggaggtccagggttcaaacccaggacctcctgacccgtgtgatgagctggccccactcacagtgctgatgcgctcaaggagtgccgtgccacgcagggcccccgccccgtgtaggggagcctcatgtgcaagagtgcaccctgtaaggagagctgcctcatgtgaaaaaagcgcagtctgcccaggagtggcaccacacacaaggagagctgacgcagcaagatgacacaacaaaaagagacacagattcccagtgctgctgacagcaatgcaagcagacacagaagaacatacatgaatggacacagagagcagacaatggcacgggggtgggggggaataaattaaaaaataaatcttaaaaaaaaattcttttaatgaccttcaatgcaagaaaatcaaaATTGAGTTTATCACTACTTAATTTGTCTTCCATTATAATTACATTTAATCCTTCAAATATTAAGAATCCACTgttgggaagaggacttggcccagtggttagggcatctgtctaccacatgggaagtccgtggttcaaaccccgggtctccttgacccatgtgcagctggcccaagcacagtgctgatgtgctgatgcgtgccacgcaggagtgtcccccgcgtaggggagccccacgtgcaaggagtgcgccccataagaagagccgctcagcacaaaagaaagtgtagcctgcccaggaatggcactgcacacaaggagagctgacacataagatgacgcaacaaaaagaaacacagattcccgtgctgctgacaacagaagcggacaaagaacacgcagcaaatagatacagagaacagacaactggagcgggggagagaaggggagagaaataaataaataaatctttttttaaaaaaagaatccactgtGTTCTCTAGAATATCCTCATGTTTAGGATTTATCCACAAATCAAAGATTTCTGCCATAAAGAGGTATTCTCTTACAATAATAACAACaccataaaagaacaaatatctaTATATACCCACTTTTTAGTATTCTGATAGCTATGaacataatgttttaaaatacagaCTTACTGACTTCCTTTACTTGAAAACATCAAGGGCTTTCAATTCCCCTACAGTGTTAATTATTTAATTCAAAGAGACAGCTCCATGAACCTAGTGTCAGGGCAAAAATAGTTTAGACCTGGAGTTGATATGATTCATTTGTAAAGAAAAGattactataaaataaaattactatgtCCCTATCCCACTCCCAGTAAGTAGCCTGTTCTAAGAAGGGGAAACCTCTCCAGCTAACCTTTCCCCATCCCTTACTTAAAGCCACATTTACCTACACTTCACCATTCCTTCCTTTTCCCATGTAAAGTTCCCACTTAAAGTTATAAAGAGCAAAACAGATATCACAGCCCCCAAGCCCAACTAAACTGTCTCAACTATGCAGTGAGGGAGCATCTCCCTAAAGTCCTTCTAACTTCTAGGAAAACCTGTACCCAACTTCCTTTAATGGGTTTATAAGGTGTCCCTCTGAAACCAGAGCAGCAGAGTGCGGGGAAGCAATTATCCAGTGAACTTGAGACACAGATAGACACTCCAGATAACACAAATCTGTGCTTCCCCAGTCGATTGCTGCTGACAAAACACATGATGCAAATACAAAGACACTAGTCAATGAACAACTCTCAGCTGTTTCATCTATGTCTGTGTTGCCTGGACTCAAAGATTAAGTATTAAACCCAAGTGGAGAACACAGACAAGTCAAGGAGAAGTGCCTTGTATCAGTACCTACAGTTCCTCTAATCTCCATATAATTTCTCTTCTTCCAAGGAATCACGATAAAGCAGAACTGGGGAAGGAGTCTGAATTTCAGCACCAACTCTGCTATTCAACTTATGTCACTTACAGGCTGCATTCTGCAGCTTATAAGCCATACTTCCTTGTATTACATGAGGAGGTTGAACACAACAGTTTCTCAAGTCATGGTAGAAAAACATGGACCTGACAAGTCAGAGCTTGAATCCTGTTTCTGCTACCCACTAGCTCTATAGCCTTAAACAACTAATCTTGTTGAACCTCATTTTTCTGATACATAAAATGGAGCCAACAACACCTGCATCTTGTAAGACCGCTTTTGAGGATTCAACGGACTAAGTAAAGGCAAATCCTCCAGTACAGTGTGGGGAATAAAGTGGAAATGCAAAACTTTTCTAAAACAACAAGAGCATAATTCTCCATAGAGATCCTTGCAAGGATAGTCCAAAAAGGGGATCAATGGCACATGGGTTAGTGGTACCCCATTTCACCCACCTGCTAAAAGGCATTCTAGAGAACATGGAGAGGCCACTTCTCCCTGAAATACCAAGCAGTCCTTGGCCGGCTGGACAGACATATTTAACAGTAGCTCTTGGACAGACATATTTAACTTAATGGTGAACTTTAGCTTTAAATgattaaagaaagaaagggaataaAAGTGGTTTTCAAAAAAACATAGACAAGTTAAATGCAGCAAAGAATCAGAAACAGAGTTCAAGACCTTTAATATTGGGAAAGGATTTCTAAAGCTAACCCACTATTATATAAAGTCAGTtgccaccttaaaaaaaaaaaaagaaaagaaattgtggTCTGGGTTCTGGGTTCTGGATTCAACTACAGCACTAGGCACAGCAAGTCAATTAAATTCTCCAAGGCTTTGTTTTTCCATCAGTAAATGGGAATGGAGCTAGGTAAACTCTAAGGGCCTTTGACCCATTCCAATTAAAAATTTCTATCAATTCTAAAATTTCTTACCTGCAGATTTGAGGCAACCATCTGAGATAGTCAGGGTTGCATCCAAGGGACTACAAAAGCAGGTGCTAGAATGACAACTGGATAAACACTCACTGAAGACTGAGTTAGAGGAATTAGAAAGGGATCCTGAAGCTCCATCACTCAGCTCATAAAACCCTACAAATGAAAATACCATTTGGAATTAAGATCATGTCAAGCAATAATACACATTTGTGATTAAAAGGAAAAGGGGTAATCATCTACAAAGGGAAACTTTTTTGCTAATTTTGGTTCCCTGGATTTAGTGTCCTAATTTTATGACTTTATCCCAAACAATCCTTAGGAAAAGGCAAAAAGCCTATAATTATGGTTACATTTCAAAGCTACTCTCACCCTAAAGTTGATCTTTCTCTCTGCCCCTACCTTTAAGGATATACAAGGAAATAGATATAGATCTATCAAAGTCTCAACTTTATCATGAACATTTCAgaagaaataactttaaaaaaataaatctatttgaGGGGAGCCAAatcgttttttaaaaatcaaaatacttTTGAAGTGTTCTCAGGAAGTTGAAGTGTGACTAATATTCTAGCCTAGTTATAACTTTCTCAAGTTTCAAAGGAGGACTGCTCTTCCAGAAATCTGAATACAAGCTTTTATTTTAAACTCAGGGAACTCCAGACAAATCAAtatcattattaaaaattttgtagTCTGGCTTTATTTCCCTCTCATACAAATGAACAGTTGACTGCCCTTTTTATCCCCTCTTTGCACTGGAAACTGTCATTTGCAGGTCTGACAATGTTAACCATGGGTGGAAGGTTGGGGCAGGGCAAGGTATATACCAGGTGAGTGCAGAATTCTGTCCTTGTGCTCACTCACCAGAGCTAGGCCGGCTGTCTGTCTCCAGGTGCTCTTCAGATGTCTTTTCCACATCCAACCGCAGGTCACTTATCTGCTTGTCGAGTTCCTGCAACTGGTTCAATAAGCCAGCATCTCTTCTCCTCAAACAATTCTGATTaggaggaaacagagaaagaaaaacacactTTGGTGACAAAGAACCAGCAAATCAGCTCTAAGTATTCAAATTACCCATCAGTTCACTAAAttactcttcagttcattaaATCTTCCTAAAACAAAATTTTGCTGGATGATCTGAAACAAAGAAAACCATCAAGAACATGTCCTATGTTTAATGCTACTTTTCTCACATTTTGTCACAATATAaagtttcttcataaaaacaaaacttGCTTTTAGTTTCAACCAATATATACAAACAGATTTTTTCATAGGTAGGACAAGGAAAATGTATTGGGATATTTTAAATCCTCTGGTGTGCAgacagtttaaaaaaacaaacgaacaataCTTTATAATAGACTCTTTAATTTGAAGTCAGAGTAACAGATTTTCTACAATACGCTATAATCTTACTTAGGTGAGATTTTCTGGCCATTGGCCTGCAGAGTTTTGTTTTCTATTAGTTGCTTTGTGCGGTTTAATCAGTCTTAGGGCCTTTGAAAGTGAGAAACTAATACTAATAGCCAGTGCCAAGTATAATGTGATCTGGCAAAATCCAAAACCCTCAAGGGAAGGCCCATGTAGATTTGAACTCAGCTCAGGTTTCCAAAGGTGACAGATCTATTGTGCTAACTCACACCGCCACCTAGTGCTTCTTATTGCTGGAAAAGCAAAAGGCATCTGGTTCAAATCAGAAATGCCAAGTCTACAAATGAAAATAGTACCACAAACACTGACTGGACTGCCTTACTTTCCTCCAGAGGACAATAGGAATGCACCAATCACAATCTTGAGATTCGAGAAGACAAAACAATGCTTTACCCAAGGCAATGCATAAAATCTGAATGCCCAGGCATAACCATTTGATGTTACATACCAATCTGATCTGCTACCAAAGAAACACATTAAATTGCCAAAACAGAGGTACTGCACAAATCAGAAGGTACATCCTTAAAAAATAGATTCATACGAATATCTACTCTCCCTGTCTGTCCTTTGATTTAAAAAACTCCAAGACACAAACCATATGTTTCCTTGCTAGAAAGAATTTCTTTGGGGAAAATGAGCCAAACCGATGAAAGAAAGCACTTTGGTACTCAAAAGAGAAATGTGAAAAAAGATATCCTAAGAAAACACATAAATAATCACACAGCATCACTACTTGATTGTAGAAGGGACATTATCTAGCATGCATCCAGTTTCAGACAGTATCACATGGTCAGGT from Dasypus novemcinctus isolate mDasNov1 chromosome 3, mDasNov1.1.hap2, whole genome shotgun sequence includes:
- the DACT1 gene encoding dapper homolog 1, with product MKPSPTGTARELEPLAPARGEQRAAEPEGRWREKGEADTERQRTRERQEATLAGLAELEYLRQRQELLVRGALRGAGEAGAAAPRAGELPGEAAQRSRLEEKFLEENILLLRKQLNCLRRRDAGLLNQLQELDKQISDLRLDVEKTSEEHLETDSRPSSGFYELSDGASGSLSNSSNSVFSECLSSCHSSTCFCSPLDATLTISDGCLKSADVNPKYQCDLVSKNGNDVYRYPSPLHAVAVQSPMFLLCLTGNPLREEERLGNHANDICTRSELDSIKTESSLPSPSSLWSASHPLSSKKMDGYILSLVQKKTHPVRTNKPRTSVNADPPKGLLRNGSICVRVPGGVSQGSGMTLKNAKQACVPSGGVTSLDNGTFSPRKQWSKESKVEQLESKRLPPLEDYSAGTAIELQSKHLLKNVKPASQEHARCPIPVAGELPKESSQSSAASPKESPGRVPVTLQDNKIVQPLKKMSQKNSLQVVLPAAPPPASPSLLSSALPVEERPALDLKSEGSSSQSLEEGHLVNAQFIPGQQQSSVRLHRGNKNVGIPKTSTLKHRMQALHGVENGLPTVRERTRVVGKKCRFPDDLDTNKKLKKASFKGRRGGSGQPEAGLPSRPLGGGHRAGNRPHGHGRDAVVAKPKHKRTDYRRWKSSAEISYEEALRRARRNRRENVGVYAAPVPLPYASPYAYVASDSEYSAECESLFHSTVVDTSEDEQSNYTTNCFGDSESSVSEGEFVGESTTTSDSEESGGLIWSQFVQTLPLQTVTAPDLHNNPTKTFVKIKASHNLKKKILRFRSGSLKLMTTV